GGGCGGCGAGGTGGCCGATATCCTGCGCGTGTCATCGGTGCGCCTGATCCTCGAATCGGTGCAGGACGATACTGACCCCGCCGTGCAGCGACTGGGCGATGTGCTGTCGGTGGCAGAGCCGGGCTTCGTCTCGCGCTATATCGAGAATGGGCGCAGCGGCGAGCGCCCTGTGACCCTGCGCCAGCTGAGCGGCGGCGAAGGCGCGCTGCACGGCGACGCCGCGGCGCATATCCGCTCGGAGGCGTGTCTGCGCCTCGATTTCGGATCAGGGCGCCTGCCCGGCATGCTGGTTCTCGGGGCCGAGGATCCGCATCAGTTCACTCCGCAGCAGGGCACAGATTTGCTGGCCTTTTTCGCGGGCGTTTTCGAGCGGGCCATGCGGCGCT
This portion of the Roseovarius nanhaiticus genome encodes:
- a CDS encoding DUF484 family protein; this encodes MSSKPKMDDHLRERIISQPDVILEDQDLMHALIAANERAMGGNIVDLRGIAMDRLEARLDRLEDTHRSVIAAAYDNLAGTNQVHRAILRMLDPTEFEAFLHNLGGEVADILRVSSVRLILESVQDDTDPAVQRLGDVLSVAEPGFVSRYIENGRSGERPVTLRQLSGGEGALHGDAAAHIRSEACLRLDFGSGRLPGMLVLGAEDPHQFTPQQGTDLLAFFAGVFERAMRRWLS